From Hymenobacter sediminicola:
GCTGGATCTGGTATCGGCCCAAGGCACGCATGAGCCGGCTTACGTGTACTTCGAAGCTGGTGCAACTGCTGGTATTGATGACCACTACGACGCCGAGAAACTGCCCAACACTACGGGCCTGAACCTGGCCTCGGTAGCTGCCGGCACCAACCTGGCTGTGAACGGTCTGCCGCTGCTGACGGCCGCCACCATCGTTCCTCTGAGCATTGGCGTCCCCACAACGGGCACGTATTTGCTGCAAGCTGCTTCGCTACTAAATCTGAACACAACCGACGTGTATCTGCACGACGCCCTGACCGGGCAGCAGGTAAACCTGCAGCAGCAGCCGAGCTACAGCTTCTTGGCCAGCAACGCTGCCCTGATTACGGGCCGCTTCTCGCTACACTTCAGCCCCCAACGCACATTGGCTACCAAGAATAGCTTCACGGCCGCCAGCGTAAGCGTCTATCCGAACCCGACGCACAATAGCTTCACCCTGCTGGTGCCTGCCGTTAGCGGTGCCACCCAGGCTACCGCCGTACTCTACAACGTGCTGGGGCAGCCCGTACGGGAGATGACACTGGCGTTGCCGGCTGCCGGTGCCAAAATTACCCTAACGGTGCAGGGCTTGGCGCTGGGAGTGTATACGCTGCGCGTGAAGGCCGGTGCCTCCACCATCACCAAGCAGGTGGTAGTTAACTAGCCTGCCGCTTTTTTCTGCCCTCTTAATCGACTCGCCATGAAACAGGTTCTTATCCCCGTTACCGCCGCTTTTCTGTTTTTCCTCACTACTTCTGCCGCTCTGGCCCAAGGCCCGGGCTCCGGTGGTCCCGAGCCTCAGCAACCCCAGCAGCCCACCGCCGTGCCTATTGATGGCGGCGCCTCACTGCTGCTGGCCGCCGGTGCTGCCTACGGCTGGCGCCGCATAAGAAACAAAAAATAGCCGGCGGACTGCCATCGACTGGAGACAGTCGTAGCCTCCTAGCCTTATTGTTTCCCAGAAAGCAAAACGTCCCCGTCCGGAATCCGGACGGGGGCGTTTTTATTAGCGCAAAGCCGAGCAGTTTACCGCACCGGCAACCACTTGGCCAGTACCGCCTGCTGTGCCGCCGTGGGGCTGGCTACCCGCTCGATGCGGTAGCGCTGGGCTGTGGCCGCCAGCAGCGGAAACCGCAGCTCCTGCACCTGCCCATCCCGCGAAACCAGCAGCTGCACCTCCGAGCCCGTGGCCCGGCCGGCCAGTGCCTGCGTCAGGTCGCCGGTGAGGCGGGCCCCATCCAGGGCCAGAATTTCGTCGTTCACGTTCAGGCCGCCCTGCCAGGCACTGCCCCCGCGCACGGTGCTCGTCACCACGTTCTTGCCGCTGGCGCTGCCTACGCTGGCACCCAGCGCCGCGCCCTCCGCCACCGGTGCCGCCTTCAGCGTGAGGCCCGCATACCCGAAGGCCGTTTCGTAGGGCAGCGTTTCGGTGCCGTACACGTGGCGCCGGAAAAACTCATCGAAGCGGCGGCCCGCTACTTTCGCCACGGCCGCCTGGTACTCCTCATCCGTGAAGCCGCGCTGCTTTTTCGTGTAGTATTCGTCGTAGAGGTAGCGCATCACGTCGTCGAGGCTTTTCTGGCCCTTCGTTTCATTGATGACCATCAGATCCAGCACCGCCCCGATCAGCTCACCCTTATCGTAGTAGCTGATGCCCGTGTTGGCCGAGTTTTCGTTTGGTCGGTAGTACTTGATCCACGCATCGTAGCTGCTCTCGGCGGCCGATTGTTGCTTGTTACCCGGCGTATTTTCCACGCGGCCAATACCGTTGCTCAAGTCGGCCAGGTAGCCGTCGGGCGTCACGAAACCGGCGCGCTGTACAATCAGGTTCGAGAAATACTCCGTGCCGCCTTCGCTCACCCACAGCATGCGGGTGTAGTTTTCCTCATCGTAGTTGAATGGGCCCAGCGCTACCGGCCGGATGCGCTTCACGTTCCAGAGGTGGAAGTATTCGTGCGCTACCAGCCCCAGAAAGCCCTTGTAGCTCCCCTCCGTGCTGTAGGCGTTCCGCGACACCGACAGCGTGGTGGAGAACAGGTGCTCCAGGCCGCCCGTGCCCCGGTCGATGTTGTGGATGATGAACATGTAGCGGTCCAGCGGATTTTTACCCACCACGCGGTGCGCTTCCTCGCACACTTTCTTCATGTCGGCCAGCAGCTTGGCCTCGTCGTACTTCACGCCCTGCCCAAACATGGCAATGGTGTGCGGCGTGCCGGCCGCTTCAAAGCTCAATACCTTGTGTGTGCCAATTTCGATAGGCGAGTCCGCCAGCTCATCGTAGTTCGAGGAGCGGAACGTGAACTGGCCGCCGGCCGGCTTCAGGCTGGTGCTCACCTGCGTCCAGCCCGGGGCAGGCTTCACCTCCAGCGTGCTGGCCAAAGCCTGGTTATCAGCGGGGTACATGAATACGCTGGTGCCGTTTACGTAGCCGTGGGCCGCGTCGAGGAAGCTGGTGCGCACACTCAGCTCGTAGGCATACACCCGGTAGCGCACCGTGAAATCCTTGTTTTTAGGATGATACACGCGCCAGGTATTTTTGGCTACTTTCTCTACTCGCAGTGCCTCACTCCCGGCCTGAGCCGCAAAGCCCTCTACGTGCCGCGAAAACTCCCGCACCAAGTAGGAACCTGGTGCCCATACCGGCATTTTCAGGTCGGTATACTGCTTGCTGAAGCCGCTGAGCGAGGTTTCAACTTCGAAATAGTGGGTTTGCGGGGCCGGCATAGCCAGCGTGTAGCGCAGCACTGGAGCCGCCAGTGCCGCACTGAACTGGCTCAGTAGCAACACCAGCACCGCCGCCACAAGCAGGCGGGTACGGGAATGGGTCATGAAAGGGGAATTAGGTGAGAAGTAAGGAGCCCGCCGGGTGCCACCGTGGTGCCTCCCACAGCGGGTTAGGGCAAAGAACGGGGAAAAACAGGCAGGGCTGCAAGCCTGCCAGCAAAGTCTCCTACCCGGCCGCTGGCGCCCAACCCGCCTATAGCCGGACCGGAACCCGCTACGTAGCTCCGCCGTTAGGGAGGCAGCAGCCCGCCGCTTTCCGGGCCGCGTTACCCTATGCGCTTCGTTTGGATAGCCTTTATTGCGCTGGTTGCTCTACTTCTAGGCGTGTTTCTGTGGCCGAGCCGCCCGGCAGAGCGGGCTGCTGTTACCGCCGAGGAGCCGCTGCCCGTGCAGCGCACGGCCTGGGTCACCAGCAACCGCCCTACCCCCAAAGCTGATAGTATCGTCAGTTTCGCAATGCGCCAGTTGGGCACCAACTACTGCTACGCCGGCAATACTCCGGCCACTGGTTTCGACTGTTCCGGCTTCGTGCAGTATGTGTTCAGCAATTTCAACCTGCCAGTGCCCCATTCCACTGCGCTACTCATTGACGTAGGCCGCCCGGTAGCCCGGGAGCAGGCCCGCCGCGGCGACATTGTGGTATTCACGGGTACGGCCGCTACGTCCACCACACCCGGCCATGCCGGCATCATTGTATCGGCTCCCGGCGAACCGCTCCGCTTCATTCATTCCTCCTCAGCCCGCCGCGAGTCCGGTGTCAAAATCAGCCAAGTGGAAGGCACTGACTATGAGCGGCGCTTTATGCAGGTACGCCGGGTACTGTAGACGTAGCAAGCAACCTGTCTTTTTTCCTAGTTGAACTATCTGTAAAAGAGCGATGCCCGGCCGCCTATGCAGGTCCTCCTGATCGAGGCTGCTGGGCGGGCCGGGCATCTAATCCTTCAAATCTTACCAAGCGACGAGTCTGGGGTACAGGCCCGTCATCTCCTTATATAGGTAAGACCTTGCCGTAATGCGGGAAATGCTAAAATGGAAGCAGGTTCCGCGCGAAACCTTTTGTTAAGCGCGTCCGGCGGTGAAGCGGACTACATTCGACAGGCTTGGCAGGATTTGTTTGGGACTACTAGACATTTTGTACCTCCTTTCTTTACGTTCGACATAACCCCGGCCGCGTCTCCCAATACCTTAGGGCTCCTTGGGCGGGGCTGTAGCACTCACTACGGTTGGTAAAGTTAAAAGCCTACGGGATGGTTCAAAATAAAAAGCGCTTTTTTTAGCACTGCAAGCCGCTTTGCTGGTCATAAACCTGATCCTCAGTCGTTTTATTTTTTCTTTTGCGGGTAAACGTAGCACTGGCCTCAAACTTGCAATCTGGGCAGGTAGCAGCTATTTGCCGAGAGTTGCTGACATGTAGGAGTTTTCTCCTATCTTTTCCCACCATCTTTTTACCTCCTCTCTTCACACCATGAAAAAATCCCTGTTTCTCTCCCTCGCTTTCCTGCTCGGCTTTGTGCGGCTGGCCTCGGCCCAAACCCTCTCCCCACTGGGCACGTGGCAGAACGAAGAAAAGAAAGCTACGTTTGAGATTTACAAATGCGGCAACAAGCTGTGCGGCAAAATCGTGACGCTGACTGTGCCCAATGACCCCGCTACCGGCAAACCCAAAACCGACTCCCAGAACCCCGACCCAAAGCTGCGCAACCGTCCGCGCCTGGGCCTGGTGTTCATGCAAGGCTTTGAATACGACGACGCAAACAAGTGGGACGATGGCAAAATCTACGACCCCGAAAGCGGCAAAACGTACTCCTGCTACATGAAGATGATCAACGCGAATACGATGGAAGTAAAAGGATACATCGGCTTCTCCATGATTGGCAAATCGCAGACCTGGACTCGGGTCAAATAAGCCCGATTCACTTTTCAGGCGTATACTTGGCGACGCTTCCGCAATTGCGGGGGCGTCGCTTTTTGTTGTTATAGAGTTGTTGTGGCCCATGCGCTACCCCTCAACATTTCATCTCAAACCGGTTTTTCAACGCTTTGAAATCATTACTACTGAGTTTATTGCTGTGGTGGCGTGCTCTAGTACCGGCGGCCTCCCAGACACCAGTGCCTCTGGGCATCTGGGCCGATGACTCCGGCGACTCCCATATTGAGCTTTACCGCTGTGGTGAGCAGCTCTGTGGGCGGCTGGTGTGGCTGCGCACCCCAACCGATGCCAACGGCAAACCCCGCCTCGATGAGCACCATCCCGACCAAACCAAACGAAGCCAGCCGTTGCACAACATGACGGTGCTGCAAAACCTGCGCTACAATGCGGAGAATGACCGGTGGGAAGACGGCTCACTCTACGACCCTGACAATGGCCGCACCTACTCCTGCTACCTCGCCGCCGCTGGAAAAGACCGACTGGAAGTGAAGGGATACATTGGGTTTTCTCTTTTTGGCCGGGCGCACTACTGGCAGCGCGTGAAGTAGAAACCGGCACTGTTTTTTCTTTGCAAGGCAAGCACTTTCCAGTGCTTGCCTTTTATTTTCTCGCCTACCCGAAGTGGTCGAAAAACCCGCCTTGGCCCCACTGAAAAAACCATTTGCCTGGGGTGGTGTTCTTCATCATATACCCTGTTCACCTTGTTACAACTTCTTAAACGGCTCTTTTCCTCCAGCTCTGCTACTCAGCCAACTGAGTGGCAGCCACTGCACCGCACGCCTGCGCAAGAGCGGCTGCATGCGCGCTGGATAGAGCAACAAGTGTATCTGAACTGGGCCGGACCTTACTTCAAGGCCTATCATTTTTGCAAAGCCGGTATTCAGGGGCATGGCCTGCGGGTGCAGTTACTGAACGAGCCCGGCCGCCAAGGAGCAGTGCTGCTCTACGACCCCAGTATTGGTCCGGGGAATTTTCGCCACTTTTTCGACCTGCTACGTGACCGAGTGCTGGCGCTGGGCTACAACGTATCGACTTCTGACCAGCGCACTCTGCATCACGAGCAGTACACCGAAACCATTGAAAAGCATTTTCTGAAGCCCCGGCCCAACGACTGTACCGCTACCGGCCGCTGCAACCAGCGCTATGGCAATGTGGTAGTAGACTTAGTGCAGGTGAATGGTCAGCCAGGGTTTATCCGTTTCTTCAGCAACCCTTTTCAGGATTCCATCTTCACGGCACCACACTCCTTTGACGAGTTGATGGCTGCGGTACTGGACCTGCCGCCCGCTCCAAAGGAAGTACAGGCTCGCATCAAGCAGTACGCCAAAGGATAATCCACAAGAACCTGCAGCACCCCCTGTTTACAAGCAAGCCCTTGCTACCACGTGGTAGCAAGGGCTTGCTTGTTATTGTAATGTACAGATAGGTAGTCCTACTCCCGTACGAAGCGGGCTAGTGCTGTTTTACCGTTGGCGAAAGTCAGACGCATGTGGTATAGCCCTGCAGCCAGCGCTTTGGTGTCGAGTTGAGCATGAAGCGGGTCTACCTCTTGGCGCAATAGCACGCGGCCAGTGGCATCCGTTACTTCAGCAGTGGCGCGGGCAGTCAGGTCCTGGAGCCGGAGTGTTTCGCGGCAGGGGTTTGGGTACACGGTGAACCGAGCAGTGCGGGCCGCCGCCTCGGTGCCCAGTATCAGCGTGAAGTCACGCGAGGTAATACCGTCGCCTTTCAGCAGCCAGTTGTTGGCATCTACTTCCACAGAAGCTACCGTTTTGGTGGTAGGTACGGTGAAGTTGGAAACCAACTGAGACTGACGCAGACGCAACACCTGCGAAGTACCATCAGTAAAGAACAGCGTGTAATCAACGTCTGTATCGAAAAAGGGCGTTATGCCGGCCACCGACACGGTTTCGGTGTTGCGCAGGTAGAAATTCTGGCCTACCTGATTCCAGTAAACCGAGAATGTGGGGTAGCCCTCGCCGCGGTACCATTGGTCGAAGAAGTACTGCAGGGAGCGGCCAGCTTCGGCTTCAAAAACAGCCTGCAGGTCGCGGGTGCGGGCCGTGCGGCCGCTGTATGTGCTTTGGTAAGTGCGCAGGGCCCGGAAAAACTTGGTATCGTCGTTGAGCAGGTAGCGCAGCATATGAACGACTATCGCGCCTTTCTTATAGGTCAGGTTGTAGTCGAAAATGCGGCCCACGTTGGTCGTGTCCGGCACCCGGACGCTTCCGCCCAGCGCCGGTACCCACTGCCCCCCTACGTAGCGGTTTTTGGCATAATACTGGGCCGTTTCTATCCATTGCTTCGCATCATTCGCCGAGGCAAAGCGCGTGAGGGAAAGGTATTCGCCGTAGGAGGCGAAGCTCTCATTCAGCCAGATATCTTCCCACGAGGCGCAGGTCACGTTGTCGCCGAACCATTGGTGGAATAGTTCGTGAGCCGTGAGGGTGAAGTCGAACCCGTCCTGCGTGGTCATGGTCTGGTGCTCCATGCCGCCCCCGATGGGAGCCATGCTGTGGCCATACTTTTCGCTGGCAAATGGGTAGAGCCCTACCAGGCTAGAGTAGTTTTCGATGAAGCCGGGCGTGCGGTCAATTTCCGTCCGGTAGTAAGTCAGCGCCGCCTGGTTATAAACGTAGTTGACGATGGGAATTTGAGGGCCGCCTACGGGATTGGCGTAGTTGATGTACTCTATATAAGGAGCCACAGCTACCGACACCAGATAATAGTCGATGGGTTTGGCGCGGTGCTTCCACTCGTAGCGGCTCTTGCCATTGGGCATGGGCGAAACCCGCTGCAGCACTCCGTTAGAGCCTACTTTGTTGACGCTACTCGTTGTCACCCATACATCCAGAGAGTCGGCTTTATCGGTGAGCACCTGCTTGCAGGGCCACCACTCATGGGCCGAAAAGGGCTCCGACAGGCTCCAGGTGACGTTGTATGTGTAGTTCAGGTTGTTGACCCGGACGCTGGAACGAGTATTTAGCGCGTTGCCAATGGCCGCCGTATTGCCGTTCGGTGCCGTGCCCCGATAATAGACCACGGTGCTGAACTGGGTGTTTGCCGGTACGGCCTGCGGCAGAGCGGCCGTCACATCGGAGCCAGCGCGGCGCAGGCCCGGTGAGCGGCGGCCGTTTACTACCACCGAGTCGATGGTGAACGTCTGGTAGAGCTCAAACGCGACGGAGTCCAGCGGCTGGGCGAGGCTGCGGGCCACCATCCGGACATTGCCGCCAACGTTGCGGGAATTGTTTTCGAGAGCAATATCCAGCTTGTAGTATTTCACATCGTAGCGGTCCATTTTCTGGCGGTGGCGCACGGTAGTTGCCGGGCCGCGCTGCGCCGAGTGAACATGCGCACGCACGCAGCTGGCCGCCCCATCATGGGCTAGGCTAAGCGGATCTGGTCGGGCAGCCAGCGACTGAGCCTGCGCTCCGGAAGCGGCCAGCAACACCCCTGCCAGCAGTGAGTAGAAACGATACATAGAGAAACCGGGAATTTAAAGAGTGAATGAGCAGCTGCAGTAGCAAGAAGCCGCCTGGCAAGATACGCAGTACCCTTCACTAACCGTTGTTGAAAAGAACCGGGTTCCCCTGTCCTGGTTGTATATTTCGGAAGCGCTTTTCTGCCTGTTATATCTCTCTGCTATATGCCCATTTCTACCCTCCATTTCGTCCGTTGCCGCAGCCGTTGCCTGGGCCTGTTTCTGCTGCTTGCGCTGTGGCTGGGCTGCGCGCCGACGGCCCGTGCCACGCACATTGTGGGCGGCGAAATGGACCTACTCTATCTGCAGGGAAACACCTACCAGATTACGCTTAACCTCTATTTCGATGCGCTGAACGGCAACCCTGGCGCCCTCGATAATGACATGACGGTCAGCATTTTCGAGAAAGGCTCGAACCGCCGTATGCAAAACCTGACGCTGCCGCTTACTTCCAACACGCTCGTCAACTACACAAACCCAGCCTGTTCGTCGCCTTCGCTCGTTACGCGCCGTATTGTGTACGCCGCCCGCGTTGATTTATCGGCCAACATCTACACCAACGCCGCGGGCTACTATGCGGCAGTAGAGCGGTGCTGCCGCAACAACGGCATCAGCAATATTGTGCTGCCGGCCGATGCTGGCCAGACGTTCTATCTGGAGTTTCCGCCGGTGGTGCGCAACGGCCAACCCTTCCGCGACTCTACTCCCCGCATTTTCCCGCCCCTGAGTGATTATGCCTGCTTGGGTGAGCTGTTCTATTATGATTTTGGCGGCGTGGATACCGATGGCGACTCACTGGTGTATGAATTGGCGACTCCCTTCAATGGCTACTCTACTACGGGCGTGCCCAAACCAACGGAGGCGCGCCCGCAGCCTTACCCGGAGGTACGCTGGGGCACCGGCCTGAGTGTACAGAATCAGATTCCGGGCACACCTACGCTCAGCATCAATTCCGCTACGGGCCGGCTGGAAGTACGGCCCACCAATGTCGGGCTGTTTGTGTTTGGCATCAAATGCTCGGAGTTCCGGGACGGCAACAAGATTGGCGAAACTAGGCGCGACTTTCAGCTCAAGGTTATTGCTTGCCCGCGCAACACGGCCCCCAGCATGAGCGTGCAGATGCCGGGAACCACCAGTTCCTATCTGCCTGGCCGCGACACGCTACGCCTACGCCCCGGTTTCAGCCGCTGCATTACGCTGCGTTTCACCGACCCTGACTCTCCTTCACGCCTGGCCTTGTCGTTGCGGCCCGTCAACTTCCCGGCCTCCTTGCTGCCGTCTTTCACCGTCACGCAGGGCACCGTAAAAAGCCCGGGCGCCCCCGATACGCTGGTGTCGCAGCTGTGCTTTCCAGCTTGCTTCAACTCACGGGGCCAGGTATATCTGCTCGATGTGATAGTGGCCGATGATGGCTGCAGCCTGCCCAAGCGCGACACCGTGCGCGTGGCTTTTACGGCCATACCAGACCCCAACAGCCCGCCCACTATTACCTCCACGGCCGCCCTGCCACTGCGGGCCCGCGTCGGCGACCTGATAACGTTCGACGTAACCGGGACTGATGCCGATGGCGACCCTCTCTCGCTTTCGATGACCGGCCAGGGGTTCCAGCCGGCCGACCAGGGCATTACCTTCACGCAGGGCGCCAGCGGCAACCAGATTCGGGGGCGCTTCTCCTGGCGCGTCGATTGCCGGGCAGTAGGCCGGCCGCTATACGAACTAAATTTCCTGGCTAGCTCATCGGTCTGTAGTGAGGCCCAGACGGCAGGCCTGCGCATTCCCATTCAGATTGACTACACCAATACCCCGCCGGTCCTGACCTCCAGCTTGCCGCCGGCCCCCACGCCCATCGACTCGCCGGTGCGCATCCGGCGGGCCGTGGGCGGCGTGTACGAAGCTACCTTCGCCGGTACCGATGCCGACACGGACCCGTTGGTGCTGTCGGCTACGGGCAACGGGTTTGATCTGGCTGCTGCGGGCATGAGCTTCCGGGCTACCAATGGAGCTGGTCGTGCTACGGCCGTGTTTCGCTGGGACGCCAACTGTGCCGGCCTGCAGCAGCCTGACGGAGCGCTGGAAGTAACGTTCCGGCTAGAGGAAACCACCTGCCGCCCTGAGCCTCGCACCCGGGTTGTGCGCTTTGAGCTGATTAACCCGGATACGCTGGCTTTCACGCCGCCTAATATCTTCACTCCCAACAACGACCCCGGCCAGCGCAACGAGTTCTTTACTATTCCCAATCTGCCGCCTGACTTCTGCGACTCCCGCTTTGCCAGCATCAAGGTGTTTTCGCGCTGGGGAAATCAGGTGTATGAGAGTAAGCTCCGCAACTTCCGCTGGAATGGTGGCCAGCAGCCGGCTGGCGTATACTTCTACCTGATTGAGTTCACCGACGGCCGCAAATACAAAGGCCCTATCACACTGGAAAGATGAAGCTGACAGGCAAGGCTACGTATCAGCTACTGATATGACTGGACCAAAAAAGCCCCGCCGGACAGTCCGGCGGGGCTTTTTGCTTTCTGCCACCACAGCTAGTAGAGCAGCACAAATACCACGAACAGTGCCACCCAGAGCACGTCAATAAAGTGCCAGTAGATACTAAGCATCCGTAGTTGCAGACGGCGGTAGGGGTTGCGGATAAAAACCAGGGTGCGCACGGCATCATGGGAGGCATGCAGAGTGCGCAGCAACAGCACCAGCAGGAATACCATGCCCCCCAGCAAATGCACGACGTGCAGCGCCGAAATCAAATACAGAAACGTGCCGCTAGCCCGGCCACCGAAGGGCACGCCCTGCAGCAGCAGTTCGCGCCAGCCCAGTATCTGCAGCCCCGAGAAGATGCAGCCCAGCAACAGGGTGGCACCCAAGCACCGGGTCAGGCTCTGCACATCGTCGGCGCGGTAGAGGCGTGGGGCCTGGCTTAGTACATAGCTGCTGATGAGCAGCACAATTGTGCTAATGGAAAAGAACCTTGGGAGGGACTGTGTGCTGGTAGGCATTTCGGCCGCGTAGCGAGTATAGGCATACGCCACTACCAGAAAAAGAAACAGCACAGCCACTCCCGACAGCCCCAGGTACAGAATCATAAGCAGCGGCGGTACTCGCTCCATGCGCTGGAAGGCGGAAGCCGGCCGGTTGGCACCGACTTTATCTTTGTGTTCTTTATCGGAGTTCATGAGCGGCGGTAGTAGGCAACGGTCTTTTGCAAACCAATACAAAGGCCTTTAGTTCCGGACGCGCTGCCGCCGCTTAACCCAAGGTCTTAGAGCCAGGTACGTAAAACCGGTTCGTACCGACGAGTAGGATTCGGGGCATTTTTCCAGAAAAAAACCGTCCTCCCGCATAGGGCGGAAAGACGGCATTTTCAGTCGCCGCGAAAGAAGGAACCGATTTTCCCCAACACGGCATTCAGGGTGATTTTGGGGCTGCGGCCGGCACCAAACGTAACGTAGGTTTTGCCGGCTACCCGCAGATCCAGCACCAAGCCCAGTTGCAGCGCCAGGTCGTTCAGTTGCTGCAGTGGATCGGGGCCGCGGCGGCCTTTGGGTTTGGGCGGGGCATTCGGATCTTTGGGAGGTCCGCTGGTAAGCTTATCGAGGACCCGCTGGCTGGGCACGTTCAGGATGAGGTAGGAGCCGGAAGCTGCCACCTGAATATCGTCGCCATCGAAGGTAATGACCAGCTGAGCCTCAATGTCGAGGCCGCTAGCCAAGGGAAGGCGAAGTTGAGGACGGCAGTTCCGGCCGGGCCGGCGCAGGCGGGTTTTCGCCGCGCGTCCGAATGCGCAGGGAACCGTTCAGGCGAAACGTGGTGGCCGGGGCACTGGCGTTCTGCGCATTGGGCATCTGCAGCTCCATCTGGTCGAAAGTTAGGGCTAGCTCTACGCCGCCCGACAGTTTGGAGAGCAACGAGGCAGCCGTGTCGGCCCAGGA
This genomic window contains:
- a CDS encoding PID-CTERM protein-sorting domain-containing protein encodes the protein MKQVLIPVTAAFLFFLTTSAALAQGPGSGGPEPQQPQQPTAVPIDGGASLLLAAGAAYGWRRIRNKK
- a CDS encoding M61 family metallopeptidase, producing the protein MTHSRTRLLVAAVLVLLLSQFSAALAAPVLRYTLAMPAPQTHYFEVETSLSGFSKQYTDLKMPVWAPGSYLVREFSRHVEGFAAQAGSEALRVEKVAKNTWRVYHPKNKDFTVRYRVYAYELSVRTSFLDAAHGYVNGTSVFMYPADNQALASTLEVKPAPGWTQVSTSLKPAGGQFTFRSSNYDELADSPIEIGTHKVLSFEAAGTPHTIAMFGQGVKYDEAKLLADMKKVCEEAHRVVGKNPLDRYMFIIHNIDRGTGGLEHLFSTTLSVSRNAYSTEGSYKGFLGLVAHEYFHLWNVKRIRPVALGPFNYDEENYTRMLWVSEGGTEYFSNLIVQRAGFVTPDGYLADLSNGIGRVENTPGNKQQSAAESSYDAWIKYYRPNENSANTGISYYDKGELIGAVLDLMVINETKGQKSLDDVMRYLYDEYYTKKQRGFTDEEYQAAVAKVAGRRFDEFFRRHVYGTETLPYETAFGYAGLTLKAAPVAEGAALGASVGSASGKNVVTSTVRGGSAWQGGLNVNDEILALDGARLTGDLTQALAGRATGSEVQLLVSRDGQVQELRFPLLAATAQRYRIERVASPTAAQQAVLAKWLPVR
- a CDS encoding C40 family peptidase — its product is MRFVWIAFIALVALLLGVFLWPSRPAERAAVTAEEPLPVQRTAWVTSNRPTPKADSIVSFAMRQLGTNYCYAGNTPATGFDCSGFVQYVFSNFNLPVPHSTALLIDVGRPVAREQARRGDIVVFTGTAATSTTPGHAGIIVSAPGEPLRFIHSSSARRESGVKISQVEGTDYERRFMQVRRVL
- a CDS encoding DUF2147 domain-containing protein, which codes for MKKSLFLSLAFLLGFVRLASAQTLSPLGTWQNEEKKATFEIYKCGNKLCGKIVTLTVPNDPATGKPKTDSQNPDPKLRNRPRLGLVFMQGFEYDDANKWDDGKIYDPESGKTYSCYMKMINANTMEVKGYIGFSMIGKSQTWTRVK
- a CDS encoding DUF2147 domain-containing protein, with amino-acid sequence MKSLLLSLLLWWRALVPAASQTPVPLGIWADDSGDSHIELYRCGEQLCGRLVWLRTPTDANGKPRLDEHHPDQTKRSQPLHNMTVLQNLRYNAENDRWEDGSLYDPDNGRTYSCYLAAAGKDRLEVKGYIGFSLFGRAHYWQRVK
- a CDS encoding M1 family aminopeptidase, whose translation is MYRFYSLLAGVLLAASGAQAQSLAARPDPLSLAHDGAASCVRAHVHSAQRGPATTVRHRQKMDRYDVKYYKLDIALENNSRNVGGNVRMVARSLAQPLDSVAFELYQTFTIDSVVVNGRRSPGLRRAGSDVTAALPQAVPANTQFSTVVYYRGTAPNGNTAAIGNALNTRSSVRVNNLNYTYNVTWSLSEPFSAHEWWPCKQVLTDKADSLDVWVTTSSVNKVGSNGVLQRVSPMPNGKSRYEWKHRAKPIDYYLVSVAVAPYIEYINYANPVGGPQIPIVNYVYNQAALTYYRTEIDRTPGFIENYSSLVGLYPFASEKYGHSMAPIGGGMEHQTMTTQDGFDFTLTAHELFHQWFGDNVTCASWEDIWLNESFASYGEYLSLTRFASANDAKQWIETAQYYAKNRYVGGQWVPALGGSVRVPDTTNVGRIFDYNLTYKKGAIVVHMLRYLLNDDTKFFRALRTYQSTYSGRTARTRDLQAVFEAEAGRSLQYFFDQWYRGEGYPTFSVYWNQVGQNFYLRNTETVSVAGITPFFDTDVDYTLFFTDGTSQVLRLRQSQLVSNFTVPTTKTVASVEVDANNWLLKGDGITSRDFTLILGTEAAARTARFTVYPNPCRETLRLQDLTARATAEVTDATGRVLLRQEVDPLHAQLDTKALAAGLYHMRLTFANGKTALARFVRE
- a CDS encoding gliding motility-associated C-terminal domain-containing protein, translating into MPISTLHFVRCRSRCLGLFLLLALWLGCAPTARATHIVGGEMDLLYLQGNTYQITLNLYFDALNGNPGALDNDMTVSIFEKGSNRRMQNLTLPLTSNTLVNYTNPACSSPSLVTRRIVYAARVDLSANIYTNAAGYYAAVERCCRNNGISNIVLPADAGQTFYLEFPPVVRNGQPFRDSTPRIFPPLSDYACLGELFYYDFGGVDTDGDSLVYELATPFNGYSTTGVPKPTEARPQPYPEVRWGTGLSVQNQIPGTPTLSINSATGRLEVRPTNVGLFVFGIKCSEFRDGNKIGETRRDFQLKVIACPRNTAPSMSVQMPGTTSSYLPGRDTLRLRPGFSRCITLRFTDPDSPSRLALSLRPVNFPASLLPSFTVTQGTVKSPGAPDTLVSQLCFPACFNSRGQVYLLDVIVADDGCSLPKRDTVRVAFTAIPDPNSPPTITSTAALPLRARVGDLITFDVTGTDADGDPLSLSMTGQGFQPADQGITFTQGASGNQIRGRFSWRVDCRAVGRPLYELNFLASSSVCSEAQTAGLRIPIQIDYTNTPPVLTSSLPPAPTPIDSPVRIRRAVGGVYEATFAGTDADTDPLVLSATGNGFDLAAAGMSFRATNGAGRATAVFRWDANCAGLQQPDGALEVTFRLEETTCRPEPRTRVVRFELINPDTLAFTPPNIFTPNNDPGQRNEFFTIPNLPPDFCDSRFASIKVFSRWGNQVYESKLRNFRWNGGQQPAGVYFYLIEFTDGRKYKGPITLER
- a CDS encoding cytochrome c oxidase subunit 3: MNSDKEHKDKVGANRPASAFQRMERVPPLLMILYLGLSGVAVLFLFLVVAYAYTRYAAEMPTSTQSLPRFFSISTIVLLISSYVLSQAPRLYRADDVQSLTRCLGATLLLGCIFSGLQILGWRELLLQGVPFGGRASGTFLYLISALHVVHLLGGMVFLLVLLLRTLHASHDAVRTLVFIRNPYRRLQLRMLSIYWHFIDVLWVALFVVFVLLY